The Deinococcus sp. Marseille-Q6407 genome has a window encoding:
- a CDS encoding SPOR domain-containing protein, translated as MSRLEGRNRLPDILIGLVVLALLIGFATLLFGQRKASTETAQTTQATQAKTPPEIPAAPGTPAKPAEESSAAQTSAGDKAAASGAATEQPAEEVTITPTPAVTAPAPTTTPADEEAQTPASTTNEASANATTDTDTSGASDTPQTATTPDSNDVTDAAASVAPRSGGAVPVSADRVPTRSDYRISLGGFSTPKTAVNQTASVAALGYTVYSISLGNEVVAQVGPFADAASAQQALADIQRAYPSAALFAPRPGAAAPSKPASSSNDGSTSRAPASNAAAQQQAAPKPANPQPAARTEPKPAQQQAAPKPAQQAPARQQAAPKPANSQPAARTEPKPAQQQAAPKPAQQAPTRQQAAPKPANPQPAARTEPKPAQQQAAPKPAQQAPARQQAAPKPANPQPAARAQPKPAQQQATPAPAQQASAGPVYLQIGAFDEPDRAQQLVSDLQNQGFSPSVNAPEGERVRVIIGPFAANEIASAEAQLDANGYDHFRLR; from the coding sequence ATGAGCCGACTGGAAGGACGTAACCGCCTCCCCGATATCCTGATTGGTCTGGTGGTCCTGGCCCTGCTGATCGGCTTTGCCACCCTGCTGTTCGGACAGCGCAAGGCCTCGACCGAAACGGCGCAGACCACCCAGGCCACTCAGGCCAAAACGCCGCCCGAGATTCCTGCTGCGCCCGGCACCCCGGCCAAGCCGGCCGAAGAAAGCAGCGCAGCCCAAACCAGCGCCGGCGATAAAGCGGCCGCCAGCGGCGCCGCTACCGAACAGCCGGCCGAAGAAGTGACCATCACCCCCACTCCGGCTGTCACGGCACCGGCGCCGACCACCACCCCGGCAGACGAAGAAGCACAGACGCCGGCCAGCACCACCAATGAAGCTTCGGCCAACGCCACCACCGACACCGATACTTCTGGTGCCTCCGACACTCCGCAAACGGCGACAACTCCGGACAGCAATGATGTAACTGATGCAGCGGCAAGCGTGGCACCCCGCAGCGGCGGCGCCGTGCCGGTCAGTGCCGACCGGGTGCCCACCCGCAGCGACTACCGCATCAGCCTGGGCGGTTTCAGCACACCCAAGACAGCTGTCAACCAGACCGCCAGCGTGGCGGCGCTGGGCTACACGGTCTACTCCATCAGCCTGGGGAACGAAGTGGTGGCCCAAGTCGGCCCCTTTGCCGACGCCGCCTCTGCGCAGCAGGCACTGGCCGATATTCAGCGTGCCTATCCCAGTGCGGCGCTGTTCGCTCCCCGGCCGGGAGCCGCTGCACCGAGCAAGCCGGCCAGCTCCAGCAACGACGGCAGCACCTCCCGCGCACCCGCCTCCAATGCGGCGGCCCAGCAGCAGGCGGCGCCCAAACCGGCCAATCCGCAGCCCGCAGCACGTACCGAGCCTAAACCCGCTCAGCAGCAGGCCGCACCCAAACCGGCCCAGCAGGCACCCGCTCGCCAGCAAGCGGCGCCCAAGCCGGCCAATTCACAGCCCGCAGCGCGTACCGAGCCCAAACCCGCTCAGCAGCAGGCCGCACCCAAACCGGCCCAGCAGGCACCCACTCGTCAGCAAGCGGCGCCCAAGCCGGCCAACCCGCAGCCCGCAGCGCGTACCGAGCCCAAACCCGCCCAGCAACAGGCCGCACCCAAACCGGCCCAGCAGGCACCCGCCCGCCAGCAAGCAGCGCCCAAACCGGCCAACCCGCAGCCCGCAGCGCGTGCCCAGCCCAAACCTGCTCAGCAGCAGGCCACACCCGCGCCCGCACAGCAGGCTTCTGCCGGCCCGGTCTATCTCCAGATCGGTGCTTTCGACGAACCTGACCGTGCCCAGCAACTGGTTAGCGACCTGCAAAATCAGGGCTTCAGCCCCAGTGTCAATGCCCCAGAAGGTGAGCGGGTGCGGGTCATCATCGGTCCCTTTGCCGCCAATGAGATTGCCAGTGCCGAAGCGCAGCTGGATGCCAACGGCTACGATCATTTCCGCCTGCGCTGA
- a CDS encoding redox-sensing transcriptional repressor Rex — protein MTIPSATLSRLVTYLRLLETLELAGTQQVSSGELAAQAQVTAFQVRKDLAHVGPVGTRGRGYSVALLKRKIIRVLGLDRPWQIIIVGMGRLGQAIAHFPIAAEYSFEYVGLFDPAPQPAGQIVGGLPVRPLAQLPEFMTQQHVDMAFLSVPIESAQQTAETLVQAGIRSILNFSPAILGAAQPEDDKEISKSEKWQNVTVENVDFLAGLQRLAYYTQQSSPPEAEEI, from the coding sequence ATGACCATTCCCTCTGCTACGCTCAGCCGCTTGGTGACCTATCTGCGTCTGCTGGAAACGCTGGAGCTGGCCGGCACCCAGCAGGTCAGCTCCGGTGAGCTGGCGGCGCAGGCCCAGGTCACCGCTTTTCAGGTGCGGAAAGACTTGGCCCATGTCGGCCCAGTCGGCACCCGCGGCCGTGGCTACAGCGTGGCTCTCCTCAAGCGCAAAATCATCCGGGTGCTGGGGCTGGACCGGCCCTGGCAGATCATCATCGTCGGCATGGGGCGGCTGGGACAGGCCATTGCCCATTTTCCGATCGCGGCCGAATACAGCTTCGAGTACGTTGGGCTGTTCGACCCCGCTCCGCAACCGGCCGGTCAAATCGTGGGCGGATTGCCGGTCCGGCCGCTGGCGCAGCTTCCCGAATTCATGACACAGCAACATGTGGACATGGCTTTTTTATCCGTTCCAATAGAATCGGCCCAACAGACCGCCGAAACTCTTGTCCAGGCCGGCATCCGTAGCATTTTGAATTTTTCACCTGCCATCTTGGGAGCAGCTCAACCTGAAGATGATAAAGAAATTAGCAAGAGTGAAAAATGGCAAAATGTCACTGTCGAAAATGTCGATTTTCTGGCAGGTCTGCAGCGCCTGGCGTATTATACCCAGCAGTCCAGCCCGCCGGAAGCAGAGGAGATATGA
- a CDS encoding RsmB/NOP family class I SAM-dependent RNA methyltransferase — translation MSPAAAAANPGRAVAVRVLHRVLNGENYAAPALDVALSSARLPARDAGLATHVVYGTLRYLPALELSLSPLLRGKTAPKARALLLAGAFEKLYLGTAEHAVVNEYVTLARETRFAPPGLVNAVLRRVQAPPEDDQSPEARYALPGWLAGELRRVYGEQAEAVMDSLLEPQPLWLRLGEQGPDLLETEGSLIERTVGGVDQVALDRPLRQTAAYQAGQAQPVNPASAAVVTALGDVRGQKVYDLAGGAGIKAALLALAGANVTSVELQEHKHAAARSNLKRLGTRARLVTHDLTRPLDEPPAPLVLLDAPCSGSGTLRAHPEIKTRLTPAAVEEMAEVQRQLLDNAAALVERGGVLVYSVCSVFPQEGTERVQAFLEAHPDFSAEPLPELGVPTQPAAIGALTLPLDGLDGFYIARLRRQA, via the coding sequence GTGAGCCCAGCGGCCGCCGCGGCCAACCCCGGCCGCGCTGTGGCGGTACGGGTGCTGCACCGGGTGCTGAACGGCGAGAATTACGCGGCGCCGGCGCTGGACGTGGCCCTATCATCGGCCCGACTGCCGGCGCGTGACGCGGGGCTGGCGACCCATGTGGTGTATGGCACCCTGCGGTATCTGCCTGCCCTAGAGCTTTCACTCTCGCCGCTGCTGCGCGGCAAAACGGCCCCCAAAGCCCGGGCGCTACTGCTGGCCGGCGCCTTCGAGAAACTGTATCTGGGCACGGCTGAACACGCTGTGGTCAACGAGTACGTGACCCTGGCCCGCGAAACCCGCTTTGCCCCGCCTGGACTGGTCAATGCGGTGCTGCGCCGGGTACAGGCTCCGCCCGAAGACGACCAGAGCCCCGAAGCCCGCTACGCCCTGCCTGGGTGGCTGGCCGGCGAGCTGCGCCGGGTGTACGGCGAGCAGGCCGAGGCCGTGATGGACAGCCTGCTGGAACCGCAGCCCCTATGGCTGCGACTGGGCGAGCAGGGTCCGGACCTGCTGGAAACGGAAGGCAGCCTGATTGAGCGCACGGTGGGTGGAGTAGATCAGGTGGCGCTGGACCGGCCGCTGCGTCAGACGGCTGCCTATCAGGCCGGTCAGGCCCAGCCGGTCAATCCTGCCAGCGCGGCGGTGGTCACGGCGCTGGGCGACGTGCGAGGCCAGAAAGTGTACGACCTGGCCGGCGGCGCCGGAATCAAGGCGGCGCTGCTGGCGCTGGCCGGCGCCAATGTGACCAGCGTGGAGCTGCAGGAGCACAAACACGCGGCGGCCCGCAGCAACCTGAAACGCCTGGGCACCCGCGCCCGGCTGGTTACCCATGACCTGACCCGCCCGCTGGACGAGCCCCCGGCGCCGTTGGTGCTGCTGGACGCCCCCTGCAGTGGGAGCGGCACCCTGCGGGCTCACCCGGAAATCAAAACCCGCCTGACACCAGCCGCCGTAGAGGAAATGGCCGAGGTGCAGCGGCAGTTGCTGGACAACGCCGCCGCTCTGGTCGAACGCGGTGGTGTGCTGGTGTACTCGGTCTGCTCGGTCTTTCCCCAGGAAGGCACCGAGCGGGTGCAGGCTTTTCTGGAGGCCCACCCCGACTTCAGCGCTGAGCCCCTGCCCGAGCTGGGCGTGCCCACCCAGCCGGCGGCCATCGGCGCCCTGACCTTGCCGCTGGACGGCTTGGACGGCTTTTACATCGCTCGTCTGCGCCGGCAGGCCTGA
- a CDS encoding RecX family transcriptional regulator has protein sequence MNKRPAAAELQSPRDRLLAYAFQALSRRALSEAELRERLERRSDDPELVAEVLARVQELGYQSDEVVAEAEARRRGVGQYRVRQKLKQRGLDDDLIQETLQERDPDAEEDDAREQLQRRLAGFARKKNPRASAYAWLTRRGYPSDVIRRLLEEVKDELPEPEPALRRSNWRCGGGKNGGGWGRS, from the coding sequence ATGAACAAGCGCCCCGCTGCTGCCGAATTGCAGTCGCCCCGCGACCGGCTGCTGGCCTACGCTTTTCAGGCCTTGTCGCGCCGCGCGCTGAGTGAAGCCGAACTGCGGGAGCGCCTGGAGCGCCGCAGCGACGATCCCGAACTGGTGGCCGAAGTATTGGCCCGCGTGCAGGAACTGGGCTACCAGAGCGACGAGGTGGTGGCCGAGGCCGAGGCGCGCCGCCGGGGCGTAGGTCAGTACCGGGTGCGGCAAAAGCTCAAGCAGCGCGGGCTGGACGACGACCTGATTCAGGAAACCCTGCAGGAACGCGACCCGGATGCAGAGGAAGACGACGCCCGCGAGCAGTTGCAGCGGCGTCTGGCCGGCTTTGCTCGCAAGAAGAACCCCCGCGCCAGCGCCTACGCCTGGCTGACCCGCCGTGGCTATCCCAGCGACGTGATTCGCCGGCTGCTGGAAGAGGTTAAAGACGAGTTGCCCGAACCCGAGCCGGCGCTGCGCCGCAGCAACTGGAGGTGTGGTGGGGGGAAGAATGGTGGTGGCTGGGGCCGCTCCTGA
- a CDS encoding NAD(P)/FAD-dependent oxidoreductase has protein sequence MPKSPVKRLDEDRSGFTLHTGRGIQVQAGWVIVATGYEAEQFLVRRLAQLKNSYALVTEPLPEDAPLWPDGCLIWETARPYLYARTTRERRIIIGGEDDDFYSPARRERRLKAKAERLHRKLRRLQPQLDTEIGYSWAGTFGETKDGLAYIGPKPGQERLLFALGYGGNGITYSVQAARLLTAQILGPSAQDRADLDIFRLNR, from the coding sequence ATGCCGAAGTCCCCGGTAAAGCGGCTGGATGAGGACCGCAGCGGCTTTACCCTGCACACGGGCCGGGGTATCCAGGTTCAGGCGGGCTGGGTGATCGTGGCCACCGGCTACGAGGCCGAGCAATTCCTGGTCCGGCGGCTGGCTCAGCTGAAAAATTCCTATGCGCTGGTTACCGAGCCGCTGCCGGAAGACGCGCCGCTGTGGCCGGACGGCTGCCTGATCTGGGAAACGGCGCGGCCTTACCTGTACGCCCGCACCACCCGGGAACGGCGCATCATCATCGGCGGCGAGGACGATGATTTCTATTCGCCGGCCCGCCGGGAGCGCCGCTTGAAAGCCAAAGCCGAGCGGCTGCACCGCAAACTGCGCCGGCTGCAACCCCAGCTGGACACCGAAATCGGCTACAGCTGGGCCGGTACCTTCGGTGAGACCAAGGACGGCCTGGCCTATATCGGCCCCAAGCCAGGGCAGGAGCGATTGCTCTTCGCTCTGGGCTACGGCGGCAACGGCATTACCTACAGTGTGCAGGCCGCGCGGCTGCTGACCGCTCAGATTCTGGGCCCCAGCGCCCAGGACCGCGCTGACCTGGACATCTTCCGGCTGAACCGCTAG
- a CDS encoding fasciclin domain-containing protein produces MKQRISTALLLSTVLLGSASAQSSFSASGQTADQNGTNMTSTGMTSTGMTGTGMTGTSTGNTSNLDGTSSTTPGMSSVTSTSGTATAVTSNSRLPESAQAVRRILESRGLQNATGPVQLPALRGLTISNSLRALLPNAVWDQTSTAASGTAAAGANMTGAMGTGLNNSTLGNGSASSAATDDTSLNSDDTSSTGDLEQDDSFFTDAASDMDTSDTGTASSMSTGTSSMGAGATMSTGSTMGATTATGATSAAASTTTADEQDDQSDILSALEADGRFSTFLSLVEQAGLEQTLLDDSYTLLVPTDDAFAALDPSVLATLKADPDALGYVLGYHVIPGKQTPGQGALVNVYGETLPASVKVSGSAITAGSSQAYALNSVIVPDLGKSNSK; encoded by the coding sequence ATGAAACAACGCATTTCTACCGCTCTGCTGCTGTCCACCGTTCTGCTGGGTTCCGCCTCGGCACAGTCCTCTTTCTCGGCTTCCGGCCAGACGGCTGATCAGAACGGCACGAATATGACCAGCACTGGCATGACCAGCACTGGCATGACCGGCACCGGCATGACTGGCACCTCCACTGGCAACACGAGCAACTTGGATGGCACCAGCAGCACCACCCCTGGAATGTCCAGTGTGACCTCGACCTCTGGGACCGCCACGGCAGTGACCAGCAACAGCCGGCTGCCCGAAAGTGCGCAGGCGGTGCGCCGTATTCTGGAAAGCCGTGGCCTGCAGAATGCCACTGGTCCAGTACAGCTGCCTGCTCTGCGCGGCCTGACCATTTCCAATAGCCTGCGGGCTCTGCTGCCTAATGCAGTGTGGGATCAGACCAGCACGGCTGCCAGTGGCACCGCTGCGGCAGGTGCGAACATGACCGGTGCTATGGGAACCGGTCTGAACAACAGCACCCTGGGTAACGGCAGCGCCAGCTCCGCTGCTACCGATGACACCAGCCTGAACAGTGACGATACGAGCAGCACCGGTGATCTGGAACAGGATGACAGCTTCTTTACTGACGCTGCTTCGGATATGGATACTTCTGATACCGGCACCGCTTCCAGCATGAGCACTGGCACTTCCAGCATGGGCGCTGGCGCCACTATGAGCACCGGCTCCACTATGGGCGCGACCACCGCGACCGGCGCCACTTCGGCTGCTGCGAGCACCACCACGGCTGATGAACAGGACGACCAGAGCGACATCCTCTCGGCCCTGGAAGCCGATGGCCGTTTCAGCACTTTCCTGAGCCTGGTTGAACAGGCCGGCCTGGAACAGACCCTGCTGGACGACAGCTACACCCTGCTGGTTCCGACCGACGACGCTTTTGCAGCGCTGGACCCCTCGGTGCTGGCCACCCTCAAGGCCGATCCCGATGCGCTTGGCTACGTGCTGGGCTACCACGTGATTCCCGGCAAGCAGACCCCCGGCCAGGGCGCGTTGGTGAATGTCTACGGCGAAACCTTACCGGCCAGCGTGAAGGTGAGCGGCAGCGCCATTACTGCCGGCTCCAGCCAGGCCTATGCGCTGAACAGCGTGATTGTGCCTGACCTGGGCAAGAGCAACAGCAAGTAA
- the rpsT gene encoding 30S ribosomal protein S20, which yields MALRHPSAQKRHRQSLKRRLRNRSKKSTIKTFSKKAVAAAQEGGNVAEMQQKAESLIDKAAKGSTLHKNAAARRKSRLAKAINKAKAAAETQA from the coding sequence ATGGCATTACGTCACCCCTCCGCCCAGAAACGTCACCGTCAGAGCCTCAAGCGCCGTCTGCGCAACCGCTCCAAGAAGAGCACCATCAAGACCTTCAGCAAGAAAGCCGTCGCCGCTGCCCAGGAAGGCGGAAACGTGGCCGAAATGCAGCAGAAGGCCGAGAGCCTGATCGACAAGGCCGCCAAGGGTTCGACCCTGCACAAGAACGCCGCGGCCCGCAGAAAGAGCCGTCTGGCCAAGGCCATCAACAAGGCCAAGGCTGCCGCCGAAACCCAGGCCTGA
- a CDS encoding Sir2 family NAD-dependent protein deacetylase, with amino-acid sequence MDLRSARAALQIARRVAVLTGAGVSAASGIPTFRDAQSGHWARFRPEDLASPEAYAADPELVWAWYAGRYRDVLAAQPNPAHHLLVRLEQQKGAGFFLATQNVDGLHARAGSGTRGGRLAELHGNLALARDEVTGEVFPLPDPAQLSLPPLSPAGHRMRPNVVWFGEYLPEEALRAAQQAFAQADIALIIGTSAVVYPAAGLARDTLLGGGKVIEINPEPTDLTRLASFSLRETAERGLDLLLTEHLNEH; translated from the coding sequence ATGGACCTCCGCTCTGCCCGCGCCGCTCTGCAAATCGCCCGCCGCGTTGCCGTTCTGACCGGTGCCGGGGTGAGTGCAGCCAGCGGCATTCCCACGTTCCGTGACGCCCAGAGCGGCCACTGGGCCCGTTTCCGGCCCGAGGACCTTGCCAGCCCGGAAGCCTACGCGGCCGACCCCGAGCTGGTCTGGGCCTGGTACGCCGGGCGCTACCGCGACGTGCTGGCAGCGCAGCCCAACCCGGCCCATCACCTGCTGGTACGGCTGGAACAGCAAAAAGGAGCTGGATTTTTTCTGGCGACCCAGAATGTGGACGGGCTGCATGCCCGCGCCGGCAGCGGAACTCGGGGCGGCCGGCTGGCCGAGCTGCACGGCAACCTGGCCTTGGCCCGCGACGAGGTGACCGGCGAAGTTTTCCCGCTGCCTGACCCTGCCCAGCTGAGCTTGCCGCCGCTGTCACCGGCCGGGCACCGGATGCGGCCAAACGTCGTCTGGTTCGGCGAATATCTGCCGGAAGAAGCCCTGCGAGCGGCCCAGCAAGCGTTCGCGCAAGCCGACATAGCCCTGATCATCGGCACCAGCGCCGTGGTCTATCCGGCGGCCGGGCTGGCACGGGATACCCTGCTGGGCGGGGGTAAAGTCATTGAGATCAATCCAGAGCCGACTGACCTGACACGCCTTGCCAGCTTCAGCCTGCGCGAGACGGCCGAGCGGGGCCTGGACCTGCTACTGACCGAGCATTTGAACGAGCACTGA
- the deoD gene encoding purine-nucleoside phosphorylase, which translates to MSVHLSAEKGQIAETVLLPGDPLRAQFIAETFLDNPVQHNTVRGMLGFTGTYKGRPVSVQGTGMGIPSAMIYINELIEFYGCKKLIRVGSCGSYQEQVHIRDLVLAQAACTDSNINNLRFGTASFAPIADFSLLLRAYQIATERGYTTHVGNILSSDTFYTDDPKEYERWARFGVLAVEMEAAGLYTLAAKYGVKALGIMTVSDHLISKEETTAEERQLTFNQMIEVALDAALDVD; encoded by the coding sequence ATGAGTGTCCATTTGAGCGCCGAAAAAGGCCAGATTGCCGAAACCGTCCTGCTGCCAGGCGACCCCCTGCGGGCACAGTTCATCGCCGAGACGTTCCTGGACAACCCGGTGCAGCACAACACCGTGCGCGGCATGCTGGGCTTTACCGGCACCTACAAGGGCCGGCCCGTCAGCGTGCAGGGCACCGGCATGGGGATTCCCAGCGCCATGATCTACATCAACGAGCTGATTGAGTTCTACGGCTGCAAGAAGCTGATCCGGGTGGGCAGCTGCGGCAGCTATCAGGAACAGGTTCACATCCGTGACCTGGTGCTGGCTCAGGCTGCCTGCACCGATTCCAACATCAACAACCTGCGTTTCGGCACGGCCAGCTTCGCCCCGATTGCCGATTTCAGCCTGCTGCTGCGTGCCTACCAGATTGCCACCGAGCGCGGCTACACCACGCACGTGGGCAACATTCTCAGCAGTGATACCTTCTACACCGACGATCCCAAGGAATACGAGCGTTGGGCCCGTTTCGGCGTGCTGGCGGTAGAAATGGAAGCGGCCGGCCTCTATACCCTGGCCGCCAAGTACGGCGTCAAGGCCCTGGGCATCATGACGGTCAGCGACCACCTGATTTCCAAGGAAGAAACCACTGCCGAGGAACGCCAACTGACCTTCAACCAGATGATCGAAGTGGCGCTGGACGCCGCGCTGGACGTGGATTAA
- a CDS encoding DUF4180 domain-containing protein: protein MTGQPGELASGEAALELVGFSWEHGCDLFLLDGALLPPAFFDLSSGLAGELLQKFSNYQLRVAAVLPDVAPGERFREFMAETNRGRTFGLFTGLEAAQHWLLSSP from the coding sequence GTGACCGGCCAACCCGGAGAACTCGCTTCGGGGGAGGCTGCGCTGGAACTGGTCGGCTTCAGCTGGGAGCACGGCTGCGACTTGTTCTTGCTGGACGGAGCGCTGTTGCCGCCCGCTTTTTTTGATCTGAGCAGTGGCCTGGCCGGCGAGCTGCTCCAGAAGTTCAGCAATTACCAGCTGCGGGTGGCTGCTGTACTGCCTGACGTTGCGCCCGGCGAACGCTTCCGAGAGTTCATGGCCGAAACGAATCGGGGCCGTACCTTCGGCCTGTTCACTGGTCTCGAAGCTGCCCAGCACTGGCTACTGAGTAGCCCATAA
- a CDS encoding tetratricopeptide repeat protein — protein sequence MKLAHSLTLALGLGVSLWGGAAAQTLIETSAAAGISGTLDSIGGPSPSIVPQVRDRLTQIMAPANQAAADLNGQAPAAPASGTPAAQGPAAPAAPNFPPLTSEQQGRLQAAYTALGKGNAAQATRTFEAVVSQNYRHPEAHFGLALALLAQGRTEAAKFELGQLIALAPERFEGPYNLGVLAVQEKRYPQALDFFRRAAELARTSAGPDTQLYVLEALAAEQTRAGDYAGLRQTLGDMVALAPGDARLQLRLAQVQTLTGEGVAALPGTYDALGNAGTRTDAALLLADIYEAQGLPDRGLSEVESALASATSNSERARLLLRRGQLLERQGNVKAAITAVQDSLHLNNQNAPAFALLGDLRRRAGDKAGALQAYREAAVLQPKNAGYRTELAALRLDLGRYADARRDVAVALKMPALTPETRARAELVLGLLDYRSGRYADASTSLRSSAAAVPAADTSLWLGLSEYKQKNYSAATEALSESVRLSPTPLARRNLASALLASGRTAEAETLLLGLVAETPKDAEAWYLLGLTRRAAGKAAEAKVAFKTAAALGSTAARGVLK from the coding sequence ATGAAGTTAGCTCACTCTTTGACTCTGGCCCTCGGGCTTGGGGTTTCGCTCTGGGGCGGCGCAGCGGCCCAGACGCTGATTGAAACCTCAGCCGCCGCCGGAATCTCCGGAACGCTGGACAGCATCGGCGGTCCCAGTCCCAGCATCGTGCCGCAGGTCCGAGACCGCCTGACACAGATCATGGCGCCGGCCAATCAAGCGGCCGCCGACCTGAACGGGCAGGCGCCAGCTGCCCCGGCCAGCGGTACACCAGCTGCCCAGGGCCCTGCGGCACCGGCTGCCCCCAACTTTCCTCCGCTGACCAGCGAGCAGCAGGGCAGGCTGCAGGCAGCCTATACGGCGCTGGGAAAAGGCAACGCTGCTCAGGCCACCCGCACTTTTGAGGCGGTGGTCTCGCAGAACTACCGGCACCCCGAGGCCCATTTCGGTCTGGCGCTGGCCCTGCTGGCCCAGGGCAGAACCGAAGCGGCCAAATTCGAGCTGGGCCAGCTGATCGCGCTGGCGCCTGAGCGTTTCGAGGGGCCCTATAACCTCGGCGTGCTGGCCGTACAGGAAAAGCGGTACCCACAGGCGCTGGACTTTTTCCGGCGGGCCGCTGAGCTGGCGCGCACCTCGGCCGGGCCAGACACCCAGCTGTACGTGCTGGAAGCTCTGGCCGCTGAGCAGACCCGCGCTGGAGATTACGCCGGGCTGCGCCAGACCCTGGGCGACATGGTGGCCCTGGCGCCAGGCGACGCCCGGCTACAACTGCGGCTGGCTCAGGTCCAGACCCTGACAGGCGAAGGCGTCGCCGCACTGCCCGGCACCTACGACGCTCTGGGCAACGCCGGCACCCGCACCGACGCCGCGCTGCTGCTGGCCGATATCTATGAGGCGCAGGGCCTCCCCGACCGTGGCCTGAGCGAAGTGGAAAGTGCCCTGGCCAGCGCCACCAGCAACAGCGAACGCGCCCGGCTGCTGCTGCGCCGGGGCCAGTTGCTGGAGCGGCAGGGTAATGTCAAGGCGGCCATCACTGCCGTACAGGACAGCTTGCACCTGAACAATCAGAACGCCCCAGCCTTTGCGTTGCTGGGCGACCTGCGCCGCCGCGCCGGCGATAAAGCCGGGGCCCTGCAAGCCTACCGCGAGGCCGCAGTGCTGCAACCGAAAAATGCCGGTTACCGCACCGAGCTGGCCGCGTTGCGGCTGGACCTGGGCCGCTACGCCGACGCCCGCCGTGACGTGGCCGTGGCCCTGAAGATGCCGGCTCTGACCCCCGAAACCCGCGCCCGCGCCGAACTGGTGCTGGGCCTGCTGGACTACCGCAGCGGCCGTTACGCCGACGCCAGCACCTCGCTGCGTTCCAGTGCAGCCGCCGTGCCTGCGGCCGACACCTCTTTGTGGCTAGGCCTGAGCGAGTACAAGCAGAAGAACTACAGCGCCGCCACTGAAGCGCTGAGCGAAAGCGTGCGCCTCAGCCCCACCCCGCTGGCCCGCCGTAATCTGGCCTCGGCCCTGCTGGCCAGCGGCCGCACCGCCGAAGCCGAGACGCTGCTGCTGGGCCTGGTCGCCGAAACCCCCAAAGACGCCGAAGCCTGGTATCTGCTGGGCCTGACCCGCCGCGCCGCCGGCAAAGCGGCCGAAGCCAAGGTGGCCTTCAAGACCGCCGCCGCGCTGGGCAGCACCGCTGCCAGAGGAGTACTAAAATGA